From the Methanoculleus caldifontis genome, the window CGACTCGACCTCGGTGTAGGTGAGGAGTTCGATGTTCTCGTTCCGGTAGACGTCCACCATCTTCGGTGTCAGGATACACTGCGAGCAGTCCAGCGTCGGGAAGGTCTTGTCGAGCTGGGACATCCTGCCGCCGATGGTCGGGCTCTTCTCGACGAGGTAGGTCTTGATGCCTGCGTCCGCGAGGTCGAGCGCCGCCTGCATGCCGCCGACACCGCCGCCGACGACCATTGCGGTCTTCTCTACGGGGACGCTCTTGGGGATGAGGTCCTCAAGCAGGGAGGCCTTTGCTACGGCGATCCTGATTGCGTCCTTTGCCTTCTCGGTTGCCTCTTCGGGCTGGTGCATGTGCACCCACGAGTTCTGGTCGCGGATGTTTGCCATCTCGAACCGGAAGGGGTTTAAGCCGCCTGCCGCGGTCGCGTTACGGAACGTGGGTTCGTGCAGACGGGGCGTACAGGCCGCTACCACGATTCCGGTCAGGTTCTGCTCCTTGATGGCGTCCGCGATCATGTTCTGACCGGGGGTCGAGCACATATACGCGTAGTTATCAGCGACGACGACGTTCGGGATCGTCCTGGCGTATTCCTTTACTGCCTCGACGTCGATCGTGCCTGCAATGTTGGTACCACAGTGGCACACGAAAACGCCGATTCTTGCTTCTTTGTTCTTCTTGACTTCTGCCATGTATTTGCACCTCACAGGATCTTCTTCAGGAACGGTTCAACGTCGATGGCATGCAGGTCGAGTGCGAGCTCGTCCGGGCTCATGCCCTGTGCCAGTCCCAGGAGTTCGTTGTAGTGCAGGACGGGGATGCCGTATTCGGCACCGAACTTCTCCTTGACCTCGATCTGGCCGCGGTCGAACTGGAGCTGGCAGAACGGACAGACTTCGGTGACTGCATCGACGCCTACTTCCTGCATGTTGATCAGCTTCTCGTTCGTGATATCGAGCGCGTGCGCGAGATCGTATCCACGGACACCGCCGCCGGCGCCGCAGCACTGCATCTTGTTGCGGTACTGGACAGGCTCGGCTCCGAGTGCGGCGACGAGCTCTTCCATCCACATCGGGTTCTCGGTGTCTCCGAAGTGCCGCTCCTTGCCGGGCTTCATCAGGTGGCAGCCGTAGTGGACGGCGATCTTTGCACCGGAGAGGGGGCGCTTGATGCTGTCGGCGATCTTCTTGACGCCAACGATCTCGGGGTCGTAGTAGAGCTCGGCGAGGTGCCAGACGTCGACAGTCCCCTTGAACTCCATATCGATCTCTTTGAGCACTTCGTTGACTCCGTCGCGGAGCTCATCGTTGTGCTTCAGCTTGTGGTTGACTTCCCAGATGGACTTGTAGCACCCGTTGCAGATCAGGGCGATATCCATCTTCATCTGCTCGGCGAGCACGACGTTCCGGGCTGCCATTGCATACCAGACATTCAGGTCGATCGAACCGAACGCACCCGGTGCCGGGCAGCAGCTTGCGCCCTTCAGGGGGAGGAGATCGATGCCGACGTTCTTGCTGGTCTGGATGGCCGCTGCCTCGATGCCGGGGTACCGGTTCGGGGCGATGCACCCGAGGAAGAATGCGTACTGGTGGTTGTTTCCGCTCATGGTTTCACTCTCCCTCCGCGAGGATCCTGTCAGCGTTCTCTTTGAGTCTGTAGTGGTCGAGAATTCTCCTGATGCCGGGCAGGTACTCGGGGTACTTGTGCGTCGTCTCAGGCTCCTCCTCGAGGCCGAGCTTCTTCCGGGCGGCCCGGTTCGCGTCGTTGTTCGGGACGCCGTGGCCGCTCTTGTAGATCAGCTGGACGGTCTGGAGGAAGTTGCGCGGGATGATGTCGCGCTTGAACGCGAGGTTCCTCATCGCCATGATCGCGTCGGTCGGCGCGAGGTCGCGGGGGCACCGGTCGGTGCAGCTGTAACAGGTGGTGCAGAGCCAGAGGTCCGGGTCGGTGAGGGCTTCTTCCTCGAGACCGAGGACTGCCTTGCGCATGAACAGCCTGATACGGTACGAACTCCGGGGTGCCGAGGGGCACGAACCGGTGCAGGTGCCGCACTGGTAGCACATATGGGCGGCCGTCTGCCCGATTTTCTCCACTTCCTTGAGGAACTCGGGGTTGCTGTCAGGAGCGTAGTACTTCCTGTCCCGGAGTTTCTCAGCGAGTTTCTGATCCTTGTAGTCTTTCTTTACTGCCATTGACTATCCCTCACGCCTCTTCTGCTGCTCCCACAACTTTGACCTCGACCTCTCCGGGAGCGGTCTCCTTCACCTTCGACGTTCTCGGGGTGAGCAGCTTCTCCTTGATTCTCCTGAAGAGATCCGTCTCCTTGTCCGACATCCGGATCGCCGTCCGCCGCAGAACGATCGCATCCTCGCTCGGGCAGGCGTTGACGCAGGCGCCGCAGAGGATACAGAAGTCCTTGTTGATGGCGATGTTGGGCTCAATCTGTCCCTTCATCTCCTTTGCGGGGAGAGGGGTCGGCAGGTAGAGAGCGTTGCACGGGCAGACCTCGACACAGGTCGAACAGCCGCCGGGGCACTTCGCGGGGTTGATCTCGATATCTCCCTCGAAGATCTTCTCGACGGTGATTGCCTCTTCGGGGCAGGACTCGACACACCAGGTGCAGGTGCAGCAGTTGTCCTGCTGGATCTCGACCTTGCCGGGCAGCCTGTCGCTGATGACCTCGCGCTCGAGAGTGATGCACTCCTCGGGGCAGGCCTCGACACAGATCATGCAGCCGTCGCAGGTGCTCTCTTCCCACTTGACTTCCCCTTCGATCTTGCCGGTCTCGGGGTTCGCGGCGTTGCGCTCAACGGTGATGCTCGGGCAGAGCTCGCCGCAGATGCCGCAGACGTTGCACTTCTCGGCGTCGACGTTGAACGTGGTCTTCGTCTGAAGTGCGGTCTGGCGCGGTTTGCCTGCTTCGTCGCCACCCTCGAATGCGGGGACATCGCGGGCGATGGCATCCCTCGGGCAGACTTCTTCACAGATGGTGCACCGGTCGCACTTCTCCTCGTCGATGGTGGTAACCATGTTGTACGTGGGGAACCCTTCCTTCTCCAGGATGGGGAGGCGCTCTTCGCCGTCGATCGTGAGTGTCATCGCATTGAACGGGCACATAATGACACAAACGCCACAGTACGAACACTTCTCAGGGTTGACATCGATGGGCTCGGCGTAGTCGATCGCCCCGCGGCGTGCTGCACCGACAGGTCCGAGCACGATTGCCTCTTCCGGGCAGGCGTCGACACAGATGCCGCAGCCTGTACAGGTCTCAGCGTTCAGGATCAGGTTGTTGACTGCCTTCAGGAGCCTCTGCTCCATGATGACATTCTGTCCTTCCCGCGTCTTGGAATACTTTGGAAACAGTGCCATATTCTTGTATCACTCCTAGGCTTCCACTTTACGGGCTTTTGCCCGGCTCTCCCACGGTCCTACAAGCTTGATTACTGCATAGGGGCATGCCTGGACGCATACGCCGCAGCCGGCACACAACTCTGAGTTGAAATCAAGGATGACGGCCTTGCCGCCCTTGACCTTGTAGATCTTCTCGCTGGTTGCCGGATCTTCGGTGTAGAGTTCGAGAGCGTCGACCGGACATGCTACCACGCAATTGTTGCAGCCTGTACATCGTTCCATATTGATGTGCAATGCGAATGCCATGGTTTCACGCACCAGATCTGATCGATTTAGAATCGATATAAAAAGAGTTGTCAAAGAATATACATAAACTTTCTGAAATCCGGCAGTATTATATTCGAGAACTATGATTATCCGTCAATTTTTATAAATTAAAAAAATTGGTATGTTAACCCAATGCCCCGGATTCCCGCGTAAAATGCGTTTCTTCTGGTGAGGGTATATCGAAAACCTTAAATTTGAAATCAGACGGCCTGGTGAAAATCGGTGGCCTTTCCGGCCCGGCAGCATCAAGGACCGACCGGATCTCTCCGGGGACCCCGATTTGACCCCGACCTGTCGTCGGGTCCGGCCTGTCGCTCGTTGCGCGGTTCAGGGGGCAACCGTTTCCGGATCCCTCGATTCTCCTCTCTCCGACCTGGGCGGGAGCATTCTTCGGGCCGGGCGGCCCGGACCCTGTGCCCGCAGGGGCTGCGGGCATCCCGGACGGGCCGTCGACGGGGACAGGCCATATCATGAATGGTTAACTCCGCTTCAACTGCATGCGGGGGGCCGGGGGTAATATATGGCGAAATGTTCTAACCGGCAATCCCTGAAAGGCCGTTCGACCGAATCGCCGATCCCGCAATCTGTTTACTTCGCGGGGTTGGAGAATATCGGTGGGCTCAGGGGGTCGCCCGGGTGGTCGCGCACCCCCGGCATCCAGTCGCTCTCCCGCCGCCCGACCTCCATGCTGCCGGGAAAAAAAGAAACCTTATTCTGTCTACATCGTGACACTGTAGCAAACGAGGTGTATTCTGTCCATGGAACTGAATGGCGTTACTATCGACGATACGTATGCAGAGGCGTTCCCGACCTGGGTGGCACGGCCCATCATCACCGCAGTCACCGAAGAGTGGGCATACAAGGCCGCAGTGGAGGCCGTCGGCTTTGCCACCTCCACCATCGGATGTCCGGCAGAGGCGGGCATCGACTGTTTCGTCTCACCCGACGAGACTCCCGACGGACGGCCCGGCTATGCGATCATGATCTGTGCGAGCAAGAAGAAACTCAAGGAGCAGGTCGTAGAGCGCCTCGCCGAGTGCGTCCTCACCGCCCCGACGACCGCGGTCTTCGACGGCCTCTCCGACGTCGTCGCCGAGGTCCAGGAGAAGCTCCCGGTCAAGCTCCACTTCTTCGGCGACGGGTTTGAGGAGAAGCGCGAGGTCGGCGGAAGGACCGTCTGGGCCATCCCGATCATGGAAGGCGAGTACATCGGTGAAGAGGAGTTCGGCGCCGTCAAGGGCGTTGCAGGCGGCAACTTCTTCATCATGGGCGAGAACCAGATGGCCGCACTCACGGCAGCCCAGGCGGCGGTCGACGCCATCAGCGGCGTCTGCGGTGTAATCACCCCCTTCCCCGGCGGCATCGTCGCGAGCGGCTCGAAGGTCGGGAGCAACAAGTACAAGTTCATGGGCGCAAGCACGAACGAGGCTTACTGCCCGACGCTCCGGGAGAAGGTCGAGGGCAGCAAGGTGCCCGAGGGCGTCAAGGCCGTCTACGAGATCGTCATCGACGGCGTCGACCAGGACTCGATCAAGACCGCGATGGCCGAGGGCATCCGTGCGGCGACCAAGGTGCCGGGCGTGAAGTTCATCAGCGCCGGGAACTTCGGCGGCAGCCTCGGACCGTTCAAGTTCGACCTGAAGGACGTCCTTGCGGACTACCTCTAAATCTCTTTCTTTTCTGTCCCTTTGCCCATACGGTGAATTGCACCGGATCGTTACCCTCCCCCGGGATGCCGTTGTCTCATACTGCTCCGGTCTCGCATAGGGGGAGTTGCATGCCATCCTGCTGAACTTCGCGTTCCTCGCGCCTTCGCGTGCGTCGGCAGTTGAAGGTGATAATGCGGTCTCACGCGAAGCCGCGAAGCCGCGAAATGCGGGCATGAGAAGCCCCCAGGCTTCAAGATGCGACGTTCCATCTGGAACGGAGTTTGAGAAGCCATCAGGCTTCAAGATGCGACGTTCCATCTGGAACGGAGTTTGAGAAGCTATCAGGCTTCAAGATGCGACGTTCCATCAGGAACGGAGTTTGAGAAGCCCTCCGGGCTTCGGGACCGACGCTCTGTCCCGCTGGAGCGCTGCACCCTTTTCCCCGTCCGTATGGGGGCGTTGTTCCTCGCATGGGGCCACGCCACCGGCCTCCTGTAATAGCCGGGCATCATTCGGAGGCTGTGAAATCTTTCCACCGGGTGCGTCGAGCCCTTTCCCTGCGCACCCTCGCCCGTGGCGCCCCCGCTGCCCTGTCGGGGGCCGTTGCCCGCCGCCCCGACCCCTGCGATCGATCTCATTAAATACCGTTATCAACGATAATCTTGTTAACGATAATTTCGGTGACATCATGATCACGCTCACGCCTGATGACGTCAGGGCCCGGTTCGGGCCGCTCTTCTCGATGAAGTACCTCGCCATGGTCGATCAGAACGCCGGTCTCGCGGAGATCCGCGAGCAGTGCCGGGCCCGGGGGACGATCGAGTGGGATGCGGCGAACCGCGTGCGGGCGAAAGGTGCGGTCCTCTCCTGCCATGTCGAGGGCACGACGATGACGATGCTTGCCCGCCTGGGCGTATCGCCGGCGAATTTCGGGGCCGCGAGCACCGAGATCGGCGGGCAGGCACTCGAGGGTGTCGAGGTTCTCGGCGACGAGGTGGTGACCACCTGGGCCGGGATCGCGGGAGCGGGCGTCGGCGTCGCTGCCTGCCTCCCCCAGGCGCCGGGCGTGATCCGGGCCGAGTACCCCTCCGAGGACGATCTGCGGATCGGGGGTGCCCGGGTCTGCCGGGTGCGGATCGCATCACCGCTCTATGAGAAGGTGACGATCGGGATCGACGACACCGACACCCGCGAGGAGGGCGCCACGTGGGTGCTCGCGCTCAAGTGCGCCGAGGCCTGCACGATCCCCGGTGTCGAATACCTCGACATGCGCCTCGTGCAGTTGAACCCCGCGGTCCCGAAGAAGACCACCAACTGCGTTGGATCCGCCCTGAACTTCGCGGTCCGTCCGGGGAACGTGGACGCATTGATCGAATACGTCCGCGACTTCATCGAGTCGGAGGCGGTCAGCAACGACACCGGCATCGCGGTATACCGCGGGATCGCGTTTGCGGAGGAGTCCCCCTATCTCAAGCGGGTCAAGACCGAGCTCCTGACGGTCGAGGATGCGGAGGCGGAGGCGGCACGGATGGGTGTCCGGTTCGTCGACTCGAACAGACGGAAAGGGCGGATTGGAGCACTGGGCGCTGTTCTCTGGGGGAACAAGGGCGTTGAGGCGGCAGGGCTGTATGGAGAGACTCTCTGATCCCTACACGATACGGTATCCGCAGATCGTTGCGGTGGCCGGCGAGGAGGCCGGGCAGGTGGAACTCATCGAGTTCTTCGACTGCATCGGCGGGGCGATGTGGGTGAAGCGCCACTACGCGCAGAGTCCGCTCGTCCGCTCCGTCCGCACCGTGGGCGCGACCAACCGCTACCTCCTCTCGACCGGCAACGCCGACCTCGCGCTCGCAGGGTCGATCTTCCCGGCAGGGATCGCCGGCGTCGCCGTCGAAGGCGACGAGATCGCAATTACCTACCGCGGCCTCGGCGG encodes:
- the hdrB gene encoding CoB--CoM heterodisulfide reductase subunit B; its protein translation is MSGNNHQYAFFLGCIAPNRYPGIEAAAIQTSKNVGIDLLPLKGASCCPAPGAFGSIDLNVWYAMAARNVVLAEQMKMDIALICNGCYKSIWEVNHKLKHNDELRDGVNEVLKEIDMEFKGTVDVWHLAELYYDPEIVGVKKIADSIKRPLSGAKIAVHYGCHLMKPGKERHFGDTENPMWMEELVAALGAEPVQYRNKMQCCGAGGGVRGYDLAHALDITNEKLINMQEVGVDAVTEVCPFCQLQFDRGQIEVKEKFGAEYGIPVLHYNELLGLAQGMSPDELALDLHAIDVEPFLKKIL
- the hdrC gene encoding CoB--CoM heterodisulfide reductase subunit C, whose translation is MAVKKDYKDQKLAEKLRDRKYYAPDSNPEFLKEVEKIGQTAAHMCYQCGTCTGSCPSAPRSSYRIRLFMRKAVLGLEEEALTDPDLWLCTTCYSCTDRCPRDLAPTDAIMAMRNLAFKRDIIPRNFLQTVQLIYKSGHGVPNNDANRAARKKLGLEEEPETTHKYPEYLPGIRRILDHYRLKENADRILAEGE
- a CDS encoding 4Fe-4S binding protein, translating into MALFPKYSKTREGQNVIMEQRLLKAVNNLILNAETCTGCGICVDACPEEAIVLGPVGAARRGAIDYAEPIDVNPEKCSYCGVCVIMCPFNAMTLTIDGEERLPILEKEGFPTYNMVTTIDEEKCDRCTICEEVCPRDAIARDVPAFEGGDEAGKPRQTALQTKTTFNVDAEKCNVCGICGELCPSITVERNAANPETGKIEGEVKWEESTCDGCMICVEACPEECITLEREVISDRLPGKVEIQQDNCCTCTWCVESCPEEAITVEKIFEGDIEINPAKCPGGCSTCVEVCPCNALYLPTPLPAKEMKGQIEPNIAINKDFCILCGACVNACPSEDAIVLRRTAIRMSDKETDLFRRIKEKLLTPRTSKVKETAPGEVEVKVVGAAEEA
- a CDS encoding indolepyruvate ferredoxin oxidoreductase subunit alpha → MAFALHINMERCTGCNNCVVACPVDALELYTEDPATSEKIYKVKGGKAVILDFNSELCAGCGVCVQACPYAVIKLVGPWESRAKARKVEA
- the fhcD gene encoding formylmethanofuran--tetrahydromethanopterin N-formyltransferase; its protein translation is MELNGVTIDDTYAEAFPTWVARPIITAVTEEWAYKAAVEAVGFATSTIGCPAEAGIDCFVSPDETPDGRPGYAIMICASKKKLKEQVVERLAECVLTAPTTAVFDGLSDVVAEVQEKLPVKLHFFGDGFEEKREVGGRTVWAIPIMEGEYIGEEEFGAVKGVAGGNFFIMGENQMAALTAAQAAVDAISGVCGVITPFPGGIVASGSKVGSNKYKFMGASTNEAYCPTLREKVEGSKVPEGVKAVYEIVIDGVDQDSIKTAMAEGIRAATKVPGVKFISAGNFGGSLGPFKFDLKDVLADYL
- a CDS encoding tRNA(Ile2) 2-agmatinylcytidine synthetase, translating into MITLTPDDVRARFGPLFSMKYLAMVDQNAGLAEIREQCRARGTIEWDAANRVRAKGAVLSCHVEGTTMTMLARLGVSPANFGAASTEIGGQALEGVEVLGDEVVTTWAGIAGAGVGVAACLPQAPGVIRAEYPSEDDLRIGGARVCRVRIASPLYEKVTIGIDDTDTREEGATWVLALKCAEACTIPGVEYLDMRLVQLNPAVPKKTTNCVGSALNFAVRPGNVDALIEYVRDFIESEAVSNDTGIAVYRGIAFAEESPYLKRVKTELLTVEDAEAEAARMGVRFVDSNRRKGRIGALGAVLWGNKGVEAAGLYGETL